The Nostoc cf. commune SO-36 genomic sequence AGATTTATACTCTTTAGCAGAATACAAGATACCTGACGATGCGTCATTTGAAAGTGATTATATTCAAGGTAGATATGGCGCAATTCCATATATTGGTAATTTGAATCATCTGATCGACTCTCATGGCTAGAACAAAAGCAAACTCTGGTGGATATTCACCGAGAAAAGTTAATACTAGGGAAGTCAAGCAGAGATTCTTAATTGTATGTGAAGGAGCGAAAACTGAACCTAACTACTTTAGAAGTTTTCGTGTTCCTAAGAATGTCGTTCAAATAGACGTGCAGGGTTTAGGAGAAAATCCAAGCAAACTTGTGCAAAGTGCAAAGGAACTGAAAAAGCAAGGAGAGTACGATCAGGTTTGGTGTGTTTTCGATCGTGATTCTTGGACGATAGAAGATTTTAATAATGCTATTAAAAATGCTAAGGATCACGGTTTTAAAGTAGCTTATTCTAATAAAGCGTTTGAATTATGGTATGTTCTCCATTTTGAATTTCTCAATACTGGTATTCCTCGAAGTGATTATCTGAAGAAGTTAACTTATTTATTTGGTCGAACATATCAGAAGAATAGCGAAACAATTTATGATGATCTATTTGAAAAACAAGTTATTGCTATTAAAAACGCTGAAAATCTTCTTAGACAATATAATCCTCACATTCCAGCCAAAGACAATCCATCAACAACGGTGCATTTATTAGTGCAGGAACTCAACAAGTTTATTTTATAAAGAGACTCTACTTTTCGGACAGCGAGAATCAGAAAGGTAGATGCTATGATTACGCTGTAATTTATATTGAATGAGTCTCCAACGTTGGCTATGTTCCGGGTGATGCTCAAGCCCGAAATTACGAGCGGCGTTCTCATTGCCTGTCGTGACTACATTCCACCCTGCGCGGCTGTTACCGAAGAAGAAGTTACAGCAAAATTATGAATTATTAATTTTTACAGAAAAACTATTGTTTTTTAGGAATAACGTTCCTGATTCCACTTTTAGTAGAGAAAGTATCACCTTTGTAACGAGGGATGATATGAATACTAGAGTGCATAATATTTTGACCTGCGGCTCGATTGATATTCATTCCTATATTAAAACCATCAGGTTCAAATTCTGCTTTGAGAATTTCTTGTACTTTGTTCACCATAAACCAGCAAGCAGATTGCTCTTTAAATGGTAGTTCAAAATAATTGCTAACATGACGTTTAGGAATAACTAAAATATGTCCTTTACTTAGAGGATAGCCATCAAAGATAGCGTAAGCCGTTGCTGATTCAGTTAATAATTTTAGATTTTTACGAGGATTACAGAATATACAATAATTAGATGTATTTCGCTGATAGTTATAGTGAATATATTCATATATTTCCCGATGCTCATCTAAGCAAATTGAAGGAAACGGAAGTTTGACGATACATTGATATGTTGGTTTTTTATGGACATAATGCTCTCTAAAACCTTCTTTTTTGATATCCCTTCTGACAGCGTAATAAGCTTTACCTCCCGGCTTTAATAAATGGGATATTTCCATAAGAACATTAGCTTGCCCTTCAGGAAATAAAACATTTAAAACATAAAAGCAAATTATTGTATCAAATTTATTATCAGGGTATTCTGGAAAATAATAGGGGTCATAGGCTGTAATATCTAAACCTTTTTGGCGCAGTATTTTAACATCATTACCAAAGCCACAACCAAAGTCTAGTATTTTACCTTGGAGAAGGTTTTGATTTAATAAAAGCTGTGCAGGGAATGATAGATAATTTCTTTCGATCGCAGTAAGATGGCTGAACTGATTTTTTTGCTGTTTCATAGAATTTTGGTGCAGATGTCCCAAAATTATTATTCCCAGCATCCCTTGAGTTTATGCGATGTCTACGATGGTTACTGAGCCAAGTTGAGTTGCGGGCTACGCCTAGTGTGTATCCCAGTTTTTATTATTCGATGAGATAATAAAATTTAATATGTCATTGCGAGGAGGAACGACGAAGCAATCCCAGCCTTGCGATTGCTTCGTCTTTCCTCCTCTCTACGAGACGCACTCGCGTTCGCAATGACGGATACAAAAATGGGATGCTCCCCTATGCCTATGCATCAGGGTCAATACCTAGCTCACGTAACTTAGCTGCTAGTATATCAGCACGTTGGCGTTCTTGTTCAGCACGTTGGCGTTCTTGTTGGGCTTGTTCGCTACTCCACAACAGCAAATTTCCTTCTATATCCCACCAGCGCAGCCAATTCATGGTTTGACATAATCTTTCACCTTGCCAAATTCCGAGAAATAACTCTAACTCAGGAATCCAGTAACGACCATTGGCATCTGCTTGCTGCAAATTATATTGTCCATTTTGCAAGCATCGTAGTTCTATGCTTGGTTCGTAGAGGTCGTAGGTGATGTAGGTGGGAACTTGGAGAATCTTTTCGTAATAATAGAGTTTACCGTAGGGTGGAGTTGAGCGGACGGATAGTTCTCCCCCTTCTGTATCTGAGAGAAATTCCATCACTACAGCCACAGCAGCGCCTTCTAAATTGGGGGTATAGCTGCGACGAACTACATTTGTTCCCACAGGCTGCACTTGAGGTACGTAAAACCAGTCTGGGGCTTTGACAACGATTTTTTTGTTGACTGTGGCTACAAGACCAAAATTAGAGCCAATCAGCATTTGAGGTTGGATGCGTGCTGTGCTTCCCAAAGCATCGGTAAGCGCAGCAGCGATCGCAGGTTGTTGAATATTTTCCACTGGATCGTCTGGTAAAATGAAGTCGGCTGGAAGTGCTTCCCAAGTAACAATTGGTTCTTTTTGGATGGGGTTAACTTGTAGAACCATAAAATTATTCCTAATATCCATGCATAGTATATTAGTTATTTTTAACAAATCTTCAGCTAGCATCGCTCTTAAGTTAAAAACCCAGAAATCTGGAAAGTTTTCTCTGACAGGTGTATATACTCGTAGTCAAGCACTTAGCAGGCGTGAGTATGATAGTTGAGTGGTTCACTCTCTGGATAGGTCAAAAAACGGTTGGATTTCTTGTCAAAACTATTATCAGCGAAGAATTTTTCAAAGATTTAGTCAAGGACTACGCTAAAGATTTTTTCAAAAATATCTTTAATAATGCTGTAACTGCGCCCTTTAAGCAAGAACCGCTTCAGAAAGCTGTAATTATGGCGCTGACTAGAATTTTTGCAAGCGATGCAGCAGCAGTTAAAGGTTCGTTGCAAACTTGATGAAGCTGAAATTAAAAATTACGCTGAAGATATCAATAAATTTATCCTGTGATAAGTCTGTTAAAGAATTCTCGGTCAGGCTTTTTATATTCAATGTGATTCTCTAGATTTTAAAACACTCGCAGATAGTTGGAAAAGACTTCAACTCCAACCTCTACCACCTAAATTTAACTGGCAAACAATTACAGAACAGTATCTCATCCAAGTTCAAGATATTCTTTCTGATTCAGAAGAGTTACGCTATATTCTGGAACTTCATAAATTATCTAGTATTGATAAGACTTTAAAAGAAAACGCTGACATTCTCAAGGATTTTAATTTACCGCAATATTTAGAAACTATTCGTGAACGCTACGGCAATCTGAAGTTAGATAGTTTAGAAACTACATCCCGCGAACATCCGGTAAACTTGTGGCAAATGTTTATCCCGCAAAATGTGCGGCAAGTTTATCAGGTTTTACCCGAACTGCCTAAAGAACATCTCCGCAGGCTACAAGAAAGTAAGCAATTAGATGCGGAATTTGAAATAGAAAAACTTCAAGAAGAAACAGAACGTTATCAACGCAATTATTTTGAGCAGCCAATCCGTTCAGTATTAGATGTTATTCGAGATAAGCAACGCAAAAATTATCTAGTTATTTTAGGCGATCCTGGTTCCGGTAAGTCTACTTTGTTGCAATACCTAGCGTTGGATTGGGTAGAAAAAACTCTCGAACAAAATGATTTTAATCTGCCAATCCCTTTGCTGATTGAATTACGCAATTATCAGCGCGATCGCAACACAGGTAATTGTAATGATTTTCTCCAATTTTACCATAATAGTCCCAATTGTTTTTATCACCTCAATCAGCATAAATTGCATAAGCAGCTAAAGGCTGGTAACGCTTTAGTCATGTTTGATGGTTTGGATGAAATCTTTGAACCGACTAAGCGGGAAGAAGTAATTACCTGTATTCATCGCTTCACTAATGAATATCCCGATGTGCAGGTTATTGTCACTTCTCGGATCATCGGCTATAAGCAGCAACAATTGCGAGATGCAGAGTTTCGCCACTTTATGTTGCAAGATTTAGAACCAGCACAAATTAAAGATTTTATTGAGCGTTGGCATGATAAAACTTTTAGTCAAGCGGAAGAAAGAGATAAAAATATCAAACGAGAGCGGCTACAAAGAGTAATTAATGAATCAAAAGCAATTGCAGAACTCGCACAAAATCCTCTGCTGTTAACTATGATGGCAATTCTCAACCTCAAGCGAGAATTACCCAGAGATAGAAGTGAACTGTATAAAGATGCTTCAGAGGTTCTGTTGCATAATTGGGACGACGGACGCAATTTAAAGCCCGATGAACGTCTGGATATTATTGATTATAAAGATAAACAGGCAATGTTGCGTCAAGTTGCTTATCTTATGCAAACCAGTGAAAAAGGTTTAGCTGGCAACATTATCTATGCGGATGATTTAGAAGCAATCTTCACTAAATATCTGCAAAGCATACCAGTGGGTGATGCTAGAGATAAAGCCAGACGGTTGATGAAACAACTGCGCGATCGCAACTTTATTTTATGTTTCTTGGGCGCAGATTACTATGCCTTTGTGCATCGGACTTTTTTAGAATATTTCTGTGCTTGGGAGTTTGTCTGGCAGTTTGAGAAGGAACGCAGTATTACAATTGAGTTTCTCAAAACAGAAGTATTTGGCAAACACTGGCAAGATGAAACTTGGCATGAGGTGTTGCTGTTAATTGCCGGAATGATTGATGCGAAATTTGTTGGTGAAATTCTTGATTACTTGATGGCGCAAGATGGGGAAAAGGAAAAGTTTATCAACTTGTTTTTAGCAGCTAAGTGTTTTGCAGAAGTGAGAAATCGCTCGGTGATTACGTTAGTCGATAATAAATTACTTAATGAGCTAAAAGACTTAACTAAATATGACCTCTGGTACTATTACTCCCTCTCTGATAACGAAGAAATTAAGCTAGTTCACGAAGTTTGCACTCAAGCAGTAGCAATAATTGCTGCAATTTGGAAAGAAAACAGCGATACGTTACACTGGCTTAAAGACCTCGCCAATGCTGATAATCAATGGTATGTGCGATGTGCAGCCATCGAAGCATTAGCCAGTAATTTCCCAGATGAATCGGACACCTGCTCGTTTCTCAAAAACCGCCTCACTGCCGATAATTCATGGAGCGTGAGAGGTGCAGCTATCCAAGCATTAGCCAACAATTTTAAAGATGACCCAGACATCCGCTCGATTCTCAAAGACCGCGCCAGTGCTGATAATCAATGGTATGTGCGATGTGCAGCCATCGAAGCATTAGCCAGTAATTTCAAAGATGACCCTGACACCCGCTCGTTTCTCAAAAACCGCGCCACTGCTGATAATTCTGGGGATGTGCGAGGTGCAGCCATCCAAGCATTAGCCAGTAATTTTAAAGATGAGCCAGACACCCGCTCGATTCTCAAAGACTGCGCCACTATTGATAATGATAGGAATGTGCGATGTGCAGCTATCCAAGCATTAGCCAGCAATTTCAAAGATGAGCCGGATATTTGCTCAATTTTCAAAGACCTGGCCACTATTGATAATGATAGGAATGTGCGATGTGCAGCTATCCAAGCATTAGCCAGCAATTTTAAAGATGAGCCAGACACCCGCTCGATTCTCAAAGACCTGGCCACTACTGATAAATCTGGAGATGTGCGAGGTGCAGCCATCGAAGCATTAGCCAGCAATTTCAAAGATGAGCCGGACACCTGCTCAATTCTCAAAGACCGCGCCACTGCTGATAAATCTAGGGATGTGCGATGTGCAGCCATCGAAGCATTAGCCAGCAATTTCAAAGATGAGCCGGACACCTGCTCAATTCTCAAAGACTGCGCCACTATTGATAATGATAGGAATGTGCGACGTGCAGCTATCCAAGCATTAGCCAGCAATTTCAAAGATGAGCCGGGTATTTGCTCAATTTTCAAAGACCTGGCCACTGCTGATAAATCTGGGGATGTGCGACGTGCAGCTATCCAAGCATTAGCTAGCAATTTCAAAGATGAGCCGGACACCTGCTCAATTCTCAAAGACCTGGCCACTGCTGATAAATCTGGGAATGTGCGACGTGCAGCCATCCAAACATTAGCCAGCAATTTCAAAGATGAGCCGGACACCCACTCGTTTCTTAAAGAACGCGCCACTGCTGATGATGATGGGGATGTGCGACGTGCAGCCATCCAAACATTAGCCAAACACTTCAGGAATCAGCCTGAGTTGTTTGAGATTTACTACAACTGCGCTGTCAATGATTCCTTTGAAGGTAGCCATGATCCCTGGTCGCACCCCAACCCTCGGCGCATTGCACTGGAGGTAATTATCAAGCAATTTCCTCAGCATCCCCAGACTTTACCACTGTTGCGCGACAAAGCAGAGAATGACCCAGATGAACAAGTGCGAAACTTTGCTCAACAGAAGTTAAAGCAGTGGGGAGAGTAAATGTAGGCTGAGTATATGCCCAAGAAAATCAGAGAACTCAAAAGCTTGTTGCTACAAGCAGGGTTTACATACCGTCGTGGGAAAGGTAGCCACACTAATTGGTATCATCCCTTGCTATCTGGAAGAGTTACTATATCAGGTAAAGACGGGAATGATGCTAAAGCTTATCAGGAGAAAGACGTTAATAATGCACTCCAAAGGCTAAAAGAAATTAAAAAGGCTCAAGAGGAAGAACAAGAATGAATTCTCACTACACAATAATTATTCAGTGGTCTGATGAAGATGAGTGTTTTGTTGTGAGTTTTCCCGAATGGGGAGAGTTTTGTCATACTCACGGAGATACTTACGAAGAAGCTTTCAAAAATGCTCAAGAAGTTTTAGAAATGCTGATTGAATCATCTTTGGCTGACGGACAACCTCTACCAGAGCCAAAAACACTAGAAAAATCGTTAAAATAATTTCGTAATTCGTAATGACGCTCTCTACGTTCGCGCAGCGTGTCGCAGACAGACACTGCGCGTAGCTTGCTTCTTTGCATGAGTACGCAGACTCGCTAACGTAATTAAGTATTAGGTTACATCATTAAATGAAAGTGTAGGTATTTGATTATAAACTTCTGCATTTTCTTCAAGAGCTTGACGTATATCGTATTGCGTTTGTAAATTCAACCAAAACTGAGCGCTGTTACCAAAATAGCGAGATAAACGCAAAGCTGTATCTGCTGTAATAGTACGTTTTCCAGATAAAATTTCACTGATTCTTGTCTGAGTTACACCTATATCTTTGCTTAATCGATAAGGAGTGATATTTAGTGGCTCCAAAAATTCTAGTTGTAGGATTTCTCCAGGGTAGATATTTGGCAGACGGTTATTGTTCATGATTATTTCCAGGCATCAGTGATAATCTACTATTTCAACTTCCGAAACATTGTTCTCATCCGTCCACACAAAGCAGATTCGCCATTGCTCGTTAATACGAATACTGTACTGCCCTTTCCTATTGCCAAGTAGCTTTTCTAAACGATTACCCGGTGGAACACGTAAATCGTTAATTGATGTTGCAGCGTCAATAATAAGCAATTTTCGTAAAGCAGTTTTCTGGATATTGGGCGGATACTGAGAAGATATAAAGCCGTCAAAGATAAGCTTTGTCTCTTCAGATTTAAAACTAACAATCACAATCCTATCGCTTTGCGTTACTATCGTCAAACGTTAGTATACACTTCAAGGTGAGCTTGCGAATTTCCTTGATCAAATCTGCGACAACAGCAATCTCTCAAAATCGCTCAAGAACTTTTAGATATATTGAATGAATCATCCTGAGCAGATACAGATGGTGAACTGTTACCCAAGCCAAAAACACTAGAACAGTCGTAAAAATTAGCAAAACTCCAAAAAAGCGCTCTTTTGGCATCTACCCAAATAATCCTAAGTTATAGTTTGTTGGTTTAACCAACAGCATAATCTGTTCGATAATCTTCTCAGAAGATGTGTCGCAGCTACGCCCGTCGTTGACATCACATTTACTTTGGGAATCATATACTTGGCAATCCTTGCTACTGACTCTCTAGCATCCCCAGGTAATTATACGATGGACGATCGCAATATCACAGGCGCTCTTTCCCCAGAAGATATCCAAGAAATTAAAGCAGCGCTACAAATAATTGAACAAAAGATGCCCTTTCTCATTGCTTTAACTGCACAAGAACGCCGCAAGTTATTCAAAATGGGCGATAAAAGCCTAGCTTTTGTGAAAAATAGCGTCAACGCTGTTCAGTCTAACCGTGATATTCTCCCAGCCAGCTTTGATATTGACAAATTTATCCAGGGTTATCAACTAGCTACCACACTCAGCGAACTTTTAATCTCAATCCGGCAACTCACTGAACAAATAGATGATACCCTGTTGGCAGTCGGTAGCGAAGCGATGCTGGGGAGTTTGACAGTTTATGATTACGTCAAGACAGCAGCGAAAAAAACTCCAGGCTTAAAAACTGTAGCAGAACTGTTGAGCGATCGCTTTAAGGCTATTAGTAAAGGCAGAGCTGCAAAAGCTTCCGGCTCTTGAAAAATTAATACTCGTGAATGAGGCTTTTATCTCCATTCATCCACCTTTTATACTCATTAACGAGTCTTTTATCTCCATTCATCCACCTTTTATACTCATTAACGAGTCTTTTAGCTCCGTTCATCCACCTTTTATACTCGTTAACGAGTCTTTTAGCTCCATTCATCCACCTTTTATACTCGTTAACGAGTCTTTTATCTCCGTTCATCCACCTTTGATACTCATTAACGAGTCTTCGAGCTAGGTTTATCCACCTTTGATACTCGTGAATGTAACTACAATGCAAAATGCATTTCCAATTATCATTGCACACCGAGGCGCTAGCGGCTATCGTCCAGAACATACTTTAGCTGCTTATGAGTTAGCAATCGCACTAGGCGCTGATTATATTGAACCTGATTTAGTCTCTACCAAAGACGGTGTTTTAATTGCTCGTCACGAAAATGAGATTTCTGAAACTACTGATGTTGCAAGCCATGCAGAGTTTAGCCACCTGCAAACTACCAAAATAATTGATGGTGAATCAAAAACTGGCTGGTTTACTGAAGACTTTACCCTCAGAGAAATAAAAACACTACGAGCCAAAGAGCGAATTCCCCAAGTGCGATCGCAAAATACCGCTTATGATGGACTCTTAGAAATTCCCACGCTGCAAGAAATCATCGATTTAGTCAAGGTTAAAAGTGGCAAAATTAATCGAGAGATTGGCATTTACCCAGAAACTAAGCACCCAACTTACTTTCAATCTATTGGGTTAGCTCTAGAACCACCCCTACTTGCAACTTTAACAGCCAACGGTTATCAGGGAGCTAACGCACCTGTTTTCATTCAGTCTTTTGAAGTGGGTAATTTACAAGATTTATCTACAAAGACTGATTTACCTTTGGTGCAATTGCTGAATGACACTGGTAAACCTTATGATTTTATCGTTAATGGCTGCAATCGCAACTATGCAGATTTAGTCACACCATCAGGTTTAGCAGAAATTGCTAAATATGCACAAGCGATTGGAATTCATAAAAATTTACTAGTTCCTAGAGACAGCAATGGTAAATTGCGTAGACGAGGAGCGGCTTGTCGCCAGATATCGCCTACATCTTTAGTCATAGATGCTCATGCAGCTGGTTTGCTGGTTCATGTCTGGACTTTCCGCAATGAAGACTGCTTTTTGCCACTGGATTTTCAAGGAAATCCCCAAGGTGAATATGAACTATTTTTCAGCTTAGGTGTTGATGGCGTATTTAGTGACTACCCAGATACAGCAACTACCCTACTATTAAGTGGTAATTTAGTAGAAGAATAAAAAATCACGGAAAAGTCACATGCATTTACTTAAGTGGAAATCTTGTATAACAGCAATAACCTTGACCGCAATCAGTCTTACCGCATCCAAGTCGGCGTTGGCAATATCTCTATATTCAGTTACTGACTTAGGCAGTCTTACAGGAGAAGCTTACAGTTACGCTACAGGCATCAATGACTCAGGTGAAGTAGCCATTAATTCTTTGAGTAGGTCTTTTTTATACAGTAATGGTTCACTTCAAGAAATTAGTCCCCTGCCTGGTGATAATCAACTTGCAGTGAGTAGTATCAATAACTTGGGGCAAGTAGTTGGTAATTCGGCTAATAGTAATAACTTTACTACAAATAACCCTTTCCTATACAGCAATGGCATCACCCAACCCCTCCCAATTCAAAATGCTATTCCTTATGCAATTAACGATCGCACCCAAATAGTAGGGGGAGCAGGCGAACTTGGCGCTTTTTTATACAGTAATGGTGCAGTAACCAGCATAGGATCTCTTGATAGTGTTGCCTACAGTTTAAATAACTTGGGACAAATAGTGGGTGTTCTCAATTCAAGCACAGCTTTTCTGTACGAAAACGGTCAGACTACTAATTTGGGAACTCTGCCAAATTATGCGTACAGCGCAGCATTTGATATTAATGACTCAGGACAAGTAGTTGGTAATTCGGGACTCACTGGAATAGATGATGGTCGTGCTTTTCTGTACAGTTCCAGCACGGGACTCCAAGACCTCGGTAGGTTACGTCCTACAGATTTGTTCAGTTTTGCTGGGGGGATTAATAATTTAGGTCAAGTAGTCGGGTTTTCTGGCACTAACTATAACTTTTTTGCACCAGATGGCAATGGTTTGCGGGCTTTTCTTTATAGTGATAACACTCTATACGACTTAAACGATCTGATTGCTCCTGGTTCAGACGCTGGCTTTACCTTGACAGCAGCATATGCGATTAACAATAATGGACAAATTGCTGGCCGTGGTGCAGTTAATGGTGAATTACGCGCCTTCCTCTTGACGCCAGTCTCATCTGTCTCTGTACCTGAACCAACTTCAAGCGTTTCGATTTTGTCTTTCGGTGTTGTTGTAACTTTATTTGCAGCACTCAAGCGCAAACTTTACTCTAGCAGTGCAGCCATACAACAAAGAAGTTAATGCAATAACTTCAGGCAGATAAAGTAATTACTTGAGAATATGGATTTTTGAAGAAGAATTCAGAAGTCAGAATTCAGGAGTCAGAATTCAGGAGTCAGAATCAATTGGATGGGGATTCAGACCCCAACCAATTGTAGACACCGTGCAGACGATAGCGCCGGCGCTATCCGCCAGTCATACAGAATTCATTCTGAATTCTGACTCCTGACTCCTGAATTCTGTTTAATAACAATCTTTGAAGATATGTCTCTATACCACGCTTCGAGACATATCTCTACTTTAGGCAAGGGATTTCACAAACTAGTCATCACCTGAGCTAATTGATTAGATAAATCAATTGCAGACTCATGAGATTTCTTAAATAAAACGCCAGCTAAAAAATAATAATCCCCAGAATAAAATGCCATCTGATTTTTTCGGAGTTCTTCTATATGATTTTTTACTTTGGGATCGGAGCTATAGTAGCCGAACTGCAAAGGTAACACCATAAAGTTTTGAACAGAATAACCATTTTCTTTTGCTAAATCTAACGTATTTATTGGATTAGAAAAGCTAGATATTAAAACCAACACATTTTCATAATCTAACGATAAAAGATCGTTGGTAACTGTGGCTCCATCGACACCCCCAAACAAGAGTGGCATATAAATATCATTATCTGGTGCGGGTAGATAAGGTGGATTAGCTACAAGATACTCGGCATCCAGTTGAGAAGAATTAAACAAAGATGAATTATGAATGATGTATTTATTAGTGAGATTGTATTCATCAATGGTTGAATTCGCGGCTTTCCATGCAGAAGTATTTAATTCAAATCCCTGGATGACACCATCAAAGTTGTTTCTCAATAACGAATTAATTACAGGGCTGCCATCTCCTGAGCCAAACTCCACAATAGATTCGGAATTTTGACAATTTCTGAAAACGAAGCTTTCTAAACAATTTGAGTAGAAATTAGATTCTTCAGGACAAAAAAAGATATCTTTCATTTGATTGCACTTCCAGTTTTAAGGTATAATCAATGTAAGAGGAGGTTATTTATTACCTTGTATTTAGGCAATAAAAAACTCTTCCTTTAGCAAAGGATTACTAAAGAAATCTACTTGCAGGTCAATGAGCAATAAAATGACTTATAAATGTCAAATTAAAAGGCTAAAAATAACCTGCTATTGATAATTTTTGGAATTGATCGTGCGAGTTAAGGGGTTTATTCTGCTTCGCGTATCGATCGCACAACAGCCGTCCCTGCGCGATCGCTCATGCGTTTTTGCAGGTCGTACCCAAGCAGCAATTCCCATGCATCATTGGGATATTGTTCTGCTAATGACAAAGCCACATCATCTAACATCCAACGTCCGTGGCGTTCATCTTCTCTGATGTGCAGTTCCCAATAACCCACCGCTACTTCTGAGAGTGCAAGTCGTTGCGCTGCCACCATATAATTTTTGTAAACCGCAGGGCCAGCCACTTCAAAATAAGTCAAACCGCCGCCGTAACGCAAGAAATAGCGTTTGCGCTCAGTCACCAAAAAATTATAATTTGTCGAAGCCAACACTTCCCAAGGTACTAAATCGAAATATGCCTCTGGTTGAGTGTTCATGCCAAATTCAGCCAACATTTGAGCAAA encodes the following:
- a CDS encoding RloB family protein, which produces MARTKANSGGYSPRKVNTREVKQRFLIVCEGAKTEPNYFRSFRVPKNVVQIDVQGLGENPSKLVQSAKELKKQGEYDQVWCVFDRDSWTIEDFNNAIKNAKDHGFKVAYSNKAFELWYVLHFEFLNTGIPRSDYLKKLTYLFGRTYQKNSETIYDDLFEKQVIAIKNAENLLRQYNPHIPAKDNPSTTVHLLVQELNKFIL
- a CDS encoding HIT family protein, which encodes MKQQKNQFSHLTAIERNYLSFPAQLLLNQNLLQGKILDFGCGFGNDVKILRQKGLDITAYDPYYFPEYPDNKFDTIICFYVLNVLFPEGQANVLMEISHLLKPGGKAYYAVRRDIKKEGFREHYVHKKPTYQCIVKLPFPSICLDEHREIYEYIHYNYQRNTSNYCIFCNPRKNLKLLTESATAYAIFDGYPLSKGHILVIPKRHVSNYFELPFKEQSACWFMVNKVQEILKAEFEPDGFNIGMNINRAAGQNIMHSSIHIIPRYKGDTFSTKSGIRNVIPKKQ
- a CDS encoding Uma2 family endonuclease → MVLQVNPIQKEPIVTWEALPADFILPDDPVENIQQPAIAAALTDALGSTARIQPQMLIGSNFGLVATVNKKIVVKAPDWFYVPQVQPVGTNVVRRSYTPNLEGAAVAVVMEFLSDTEGGELSVRSTPPYGKLYYYEKILQVPTYITYDLYEPSIELRCLQNGQYNLQQADANGRYWIPELELFLGIWQGERLCQTMNWLRWWDIEGNLLLWSSEQAQQERQRAEQERQRADILAAKLRELGIDPDA
- a CDS encoding HEAT repeat domain-containing protein; this translates as MFIPQNVRQVYQVLPELPKEHLRRLQESKQLDAEFEIEKLQEETERYQRNYFEQPIRSVLDVIRDKQRKNYLVILGDPGSGKSTLLQYLALDWVEKTLEQNDFNLPIPLLIELRNYQRDRNTGNCNDFLQFYHNSPNCFYHLNQHKLHKQLKAGNALVMFDGLDEIFEPTKREEVITCIHRFTNEYPDVQVIVTSRIIGYKQQQLRDAEFRHFMLQDLEPAQIKDFIERWHDKTFSQAEERDKNIKRERLQRVINESKAIAELAQNPLLLTMMAILNLKRELPRDRSELYKDASEVLLHNWDDGRNLKPDERLDIIDYKDKQAMLRQVAYLMQTSEKGLAGNIIYADDLEAIFTKYLQSIPVGDARDKARRLMKQLRDRNFILCFLGADYYAFVHRTFLEYFCAWEFVWQFEKERSITIEFLKTEVFGKHWQDETWHEVLLLIAGMIDAKFVGEILDYLMAQDGEKEKFINLFLAAKCFAEVRNRSVITLVDNKLLNELKDLTKYDLWYYYSLSDNEEIKLVHEVCTQAVAIIAAIWKENSDTLHWLKDLANADNQWYVRCAAIEALASNFPDESDTCSFLKNRLTADNSWSVRGAAIQALANNFKDDPDIRSILKDRASADNQWYVRCAAIEALASNFKDDPDTRSFLKNRATADNSGDVRGAAIQALASNFKDEPDTRSILKDCATIDNDRNVRCAAIQALASNFKDEPDICSIFKDLATIDNDRNVRCAAIQALASNFKDEPDTRSILKDLATTDKSGDVRGAAIEALASNFKDEPDTCSILKDRATADKSRDVRCAAIEALASNFKDEPDTCSILKDCATIDNDRNVRRAAIQALASNFKDEPGICSIFKDLATADKSGDVRRAAIQALASNFKDEPDTCSILKDLATADKSGNVRRAAIQTLASNFKDEPDTHSFLKERATADDDGDVRRAAIQTLAKHFRNQPELFEIYYNCAVNDSFEGSHDPWSHPNPRRIALEVIIKQFPQHPQTLPLLRDKAENDPDEQVRNFAQQKLKQWGE
- a CDS encoding type II toxin-antitoxin system HicA family toxin; the encoded protein is MPKKIRELKSLLLQAGFTYRRGKGSHTNWYHPLLSGRVTISGKDGNDAKAYQEKDVNNALQRLKEIKKAQEEEQE
- a CDS encoding type II toxin-antitoxin system HicB family antitoxin; translation: MNSHYTIIIQWSDEDECFVVSFPEWGEFCHTHGDTYEEAFKNAQEVLEMLIESSLADGQPLPEPKTLEKSLK
- a CDS encoding HigA family addiction module antitoxin; translation: MNNNRLPNIYPGEILQLEFLEPLNITPYRLSKDIGVTQTRISEILSGKRTITADTALRLSRYFGNSAQFWLNLQTQYDIRQALEENAEVYNQIPTLSFNDVT
- a CDS encoding type II toxin-antitoxin system RelE/ParE family toxin — protein: MTIVTQSDRIVIVSFKSEETKLIFDGFISSQYPPNIQKTALRKLLIIDAATSINDLRVPPGNRLEKLLGNRKGQYSIRINEQWRICFVWTDENNVSEVEIVDYH
- a CDS encoding glycerophosphodiester phosphodiesterase — translated: MQNAFPIIIAHRGASGYRPEHTLAAYELAIALGADYIEPDLVSTKDGVLIARHENEISETTDVASHAEFSHLQTTKIIDGESKTGWFTEDFTLREIKTLRAKERIPQVRSQNTAYDGLLEIPTLQEIIDLVKVKSGKINREIGIYPETKHPTYFQSIGLALEPPLLATLTANGYQGANAPVFIQSFEVGNLQDLSTKTDLPLVQLLNDTGKPYDFIVNGCNRNYADLVTPSGLAEIAKYAQAIGIHKNLLVPRDSNGKLRRRGAACRQISPTSLVIDAHAAGLLVHVWTFRNEDCFLPLDFQGNPQGEYELFFSLGVDGVFSDYPDTATTLLLSGNLVEE